In Danaus plexippus chromosome 8, MEX_DaPlex, whole genome shotgun sequence, the sequence aaatgtatcGTCgtctatacataaaaaatatttacatatgaaatACAACATAggtaatatgatttaatttttcgataacgtatgtatgtattcaataaatatatatttttttatttagtgaaaACCAACCGTTCACATCACATTGTTTTGGAAAAAGATAAGCAGTGAGATCCAATGTGAGAGCAATCACTTTCAATGCTAATTGTACAGTTACGGCATTTGATACAGCTGTTTCCGGGTCCattctgaaacaaaatttgaatCCAGTCAATAAACTTGACAAAATTATGAATTGTCGATGCCGGATTATAAAAAGCTACGGTTGCTTAGCAACAACAAACAGCTTTAAACCGTTTTGCAGAGTTTACACATtgtttaatagaatatataacttttgagagtatattaataaaatggaagAAATGGGGAAATCCTTAGAGCCTTGTGCATGCGAGGAGGACAGAGAAATCGAGGAGAAAGTGTTGGTACCCGATTGCAGATGTCCAAGAAATGTCCATGATGTTGTTCTACATGACGAAACATGCTTGCTTTACAAGAACGAGAAGATGATATATCCGAGGGTAAATAAAGACATTACTTAAGTATGTAttctactaagatgttaaagtattaatttataggaTGACGCCTGTGAATGTACCAGCCTGGCGAGCGGTCCACGTGAATGCGAGTGCTGCAGATGCCCTCTGGACCAATGCACTTGCAACAGAGCTGGGAGAGAAGCTTTTGATcagtaaaatctttttatagttGTATTACGGATTCAACGATTTGTGTTAGCCCAGTTACAGTTGGAtataagacaaatatttttaatgaaggcatacatttataaaggtGGCGTAGTAAGAGGGACATTGGAGCAATGCCAGCTGTGTTGGAGTCGACTCACCCCCTGATGAAGCGGTTCCAGGAAACTTTGAAGAGATTTTTAGAAAAAGAGAATGCGATTGCCGAAGACGAAATCACTAGAttggtaaaaattatattaaaatatcaaattcattatatttcagCTTACGCTGTTTCAAAGACAGTGTTTAATGATTCCAaaattgtgaaataataaatgtagaaaTAGTGCTTACTATTAATACGGTAAACGTGAATGTCAAATCAGTTGGAAATcacgaattttaaaattactactgtaataaaaaaatacataatttcagCGCGACGAACTACGGCTCAGCAAACAGAAGTATGATCAGGATCTTGGTTCTATTTATAGGAATGATCATGACACAAACGCACAAAGAGTAAGATTTTATTCCTAGCCCTGACAATATATGAATTTGTGAGTTTCTATGAGTTAGTAACTGCTGTAAGAACTTAATTGAAACGCAACACAAAGATAGCCTAGCTTATCTCTTGAACCCGCTTAACAATATATCATACTTATCTAAAATAATCAACTGCATAAATCAATGACGATAATAAAACCAGTGGAAGACATGTCTACGATTTTTGACTTATACCTATTTTTGATTCATTTCAGTCGTTAATTGAAGAGTATGAAGCGACATTGGCCAAGAAAACAAAAGAGCGCCTGGATGAGGAACACCGAGCCCGGGAAtctaatgataaatataaaatagccaaAGAAAAGGttgaaaaaagtataataactggtgagaaaattaaaataacaccacaatattatgtatagttttttttttataaattacaactaGCGAAATAATAATGTGATATTACAACATAAAGATAGTGTCTTTTATGATTCTAAAATAActactattttttaaacgttttctCCCTATCTGTCCTAcacgaaaaaaattttaaatggtaaAGCTCTTTGTaggatgatattaaatttattccatgtaacaaaaatttaaggcCAAAACACCCGTATTAACGTACCCAAGGAAGAATAGATATAAAGacagaattaatataaaatatttaattattttaagtcaaGTACATTCAGAAAATAGTGAAAAATCAAGGTATAAGATAggctaaatattatatataggcaAGCCTGAAAACATTTGAGAGCAAAATCCAGTCCGGATTGCTAAATGTTCCTATAGTCAACATTTTTAaggcatttatttttatatgtaactttCTCTTaaagaacaaataatttttaaaactttattatacatattattattttaattgactaAACATTCTTTATGGATATTGGAtttatgaaagtttttaacaTGCAAGccacatatgtacatatttatggCCCATATCTTCTACACATCGGTTGATGACCATATTACTTCTGAAGTTATCAAAAGGAGCGATGTATTCTTCACAGACAAACTTTTGGAAccgatgaaaaaatataaattgtacctAACTGTATTCTTTTTGCTAGAACGAGAAGCAACAGAAGAGTTAGAAGCACTCACTACATTATGTCGGCAGCTTGAAGCGTGGCGTGAGGAGACCGAATCAGATCTCACCGTTAGCCAGCGCATGTCGGACAAAATGAGGGCTGAGAAAAAGTCATTGGCAGACGAGAAAAGACAACTTGTATGATCATTTTACAAtaactctatattttttaatattgtttatttttagcaaaTTGAATTCTAAGcggattaattttttttaattacctacATAGATTACATAGGATCTGAAGGTATTCTTATGTcacgtttaatttaaatccctACAGGATGTCATCATTTATAGTCTCAGTAATGAAGTTTGGAAGTTGGAATCCAAACTGGAGATGTTCCAGAAGCAGATGGAAGTTAAGAATGTTGAAATGGAAAAAGTTAATGATAAGGTAACAATAATTGGTTAATCTTTATATCGTGATAGCATTTTTATGACAGTTAATGGATGCTTAACGTTTAGGTGACTGCTTATGCGGCAGAGCTAGAGGATCTCGAACTCGAGAAACGTAGGCTTGTTAGTTTGTGGAACTCAGTTCTTGTTAATATACAACAACGGGATAGGGTTTACGATTCTGTGCGGGATGATTACaggtgaaatattttatataaaaattaatttatgttttattcctACAAACAATGCACatacaattatgtttttagaGCTCTGCAAGAGAATTACCGAACGCTGTTGAACAATTTAGAGATCACAAAAAAAGTAGCAATGGAGGAGATGAATAAAGGAAAAGAATTGGCAATGAACAAGGATAAACTAACATATGACGTCAACAACGCAACGAAAATGTGTTAGTATTACCTGTTTCCcggtatttgttatattttatctatgtaAACTAGTTGGTTgctgataatttaataacattcggCCACTAATCTGAAATCTCCAGTGAAGCTATTTATCAACATCTCTTTAAATATCGAACAAATAAGAATAATCTCACTCTATTGCAGATGAAGCCGAGGACGCTAAACGTCTTTTCCTAGAAACTCAAATTTCCGAATTAGCTGAATCAATCGAAATGACCGAGCGCGATGAGGAGCTTATCAAATCAGTaagatgttaatatattactgacattgaatacaaaaatgtgatattaaaagACACTGACacattacaatacatataataatactaataattgttttactaGGAAAATCAAACAAtgcaaaatattcttaaaagtaCTACTAAAGAAATATGCCGTAGAAATGAACAAAAAGTGAAACtagaaaatgaaattttaacaaatcttCAAGAATGTCTTCTAAATGATAAAGCCGTGGAATCAATGGcgaatggaataaaaaaattaagagaaatGTCGAGAAAACAGGTgagataagaaatatatattaatattttatatgtggtGGCTGTTGCTCGTTAACTTTAtgagacattaaaaaaataaaacatttgtaaagtGGCACAATCGTCtatctgaattaatttttgcaggaaatatctttaatgtCCATGGAGAATCAGCATGCGAAGATAATGCTGGATATAGAAATGCACCGTAACAGACAAGCACGGAATAATGCACTCTTGGAAGAAAATCTCGGGAAAGTGAGAGAAAGAGAAAGGGAAATCGAGCAGTTGGAAGACAAGTACGAAAAAAAGATGCTGGTTATTACAAGAAAGCAGCGAGAGCttgatattactataaaaaagtataacgcgcttaaagaaatatttgatgtGAGCGACAATTCAAATTACTTCTATTGTTTGTGTCATTGTAGAAAAGAAATTGTAATCTAATAGTTATTTCAATTGAACGGGTACTTATAGATGAAGTCTCCACAAGAGCGTCGCATAGAAGAATTGGAGCAGCAGATACGAGGGATGAGGGAGCGTACAGAACAACTGCAGCACGAATGGCTCCGACTACAGGGACACGTTGTGAAATTGACAGCACATCATCATAAGATCGTTTCGGATatcaatcttataaataaacgttAGTATatcttgtaaatataaaacaattatcaaAATGACACCGAAAGAAATGTAAGCGTGGTGCATTCAGAAATCGGGATAAAAGGAGAGGAAAATTGTAAAAGCAtgtcattgttataaaataatataaaaaagtatatcatTCTACAAAAAGAGATGCATGTAAAGTCTTTGAAAATTTGCgattgctttatatatttaatataataataaaacctcaGAAATTCAAATTTGCGAGCAAAAAACGATGCGTATCGAGGCGGAGGGCGAACGTGTGTTATTGGAGCAGGCGCGTACGGAAAGGAACCTTCGTGAACTGCG encodes:
- the LOC116775908 gene encoding coiled-coil domain-containing protein 40, whose translation is MEEMGKSLEPCACEEDREIEEKVLVPDCRCPRNVHDVVLHDETCLLYKNEKMIYPRDDACECTSLASGPRECECCRCPLDQCTCNRAGREAFDQWRSKRDIGAMPAVLESTHPLMKRFQETLKRFLEKENAIAEDEITRLRDELRLSKQKYDQDLGSIYRNDHDTNAQRSLIEEYEATLAKKTKERLDEEHRARESNDKYKIAKEKVEKSIITEREATEELEALTTLCRQLEAWREETESDLTVSQRMSDKMRAEKKSLADEKRQLDVIIYSLSNEVWKLESKLEMFQKQMEVKNVEMEKVNDKVTAYAAELEDLELEKRRLVSLWNSVLVNIQQRDRVYDSVRDDYRALQENYRTLLNNLEITKKVAMEEMNKGKELAMNKDKLTYDVNNATKMYEAEDAKRLFLETQISELAESIEMTERDEELIKSENQTMQNILKSTTKEICRRNEQKVKLENEILTNLQECLLNDKAVESMANGIKKLREMSRKQEISLMSMENQHAKIMLDIEMHRNRQARNNALLEENLGKVREREREIEQLEDKYEKKMLVITRKQRELDITIKKYNALKEIFDMKSPQERRIEELEQQIRGMRERTEQLQHEWLRLQGHVVKLTAHHHKIVSDINLINKQIQICEQKTMRIEAEGERVLLEQARTERNLRELRGRLELLERTRKEATEKNQSAQRANLAITHEYSANLKDAEMEIIQIEEEIEAFEKEKMNLAQELDRIQREALIWQRKGILAVELKKNIQNAKSAAGEIGQMRAEIHRMEVRREQLRKTGEKLSEDLALYVTRRETAMEKSRASAAVEKAHGNAGHTSQSNYHHKLRLAKADVARVTKDLAEAKAHMEKLQIEQDRLEREVAETSAANARLEEHVAKLLKEYGEAERQKQYLLERVVRSQRLGSELATVIKRQSLRVKKPRSAVLLEYKQSRELNKHLKSIVDTLVEDYPHLADKLEAVSNTLNIHSPDDSPRLIDDPCLCLEVKEEDPNIPEKLEKTAEE